CACCTGTCATTTCAAGGTCTTTTTCAGCTTGAAAGAGTACGTTATGCTGACTATGGATTTCAATGCCTGCTTCGGTATCTAGTGTAAGAAAGATGGAGCCTTCTTTTGCAGTAAACATTACATCATTAGTGCCCATCTTCATGTGTTTTCCATGGTTTGTTCCCCAATACTTGATGCTAGGATCAGATGTCTTTGGATTACCAGCTCCTTCTTTCCGCACCGAGCTGATGACAACCGCTTCTTCTTCCTTGTCACTTGGGAAATAAAGTTGAACGGTGTCTCCTAATTCTGGTATCCAGTAAAAACCGCTGTTCCCTTCGGCTGTATAAAATGTAGAGTATGGAAACCAAGTGGCCTCATCTTTGTTTTGTGCATCATCAATCGAAAGGTGGACGCGAACCTTGTCTTTGGCAACATCGATGATGTTTCCTTCTACCGCACCTCCACATAGGGAGGGATGGTAAATCAAGTTTTGCCGAATGCCTGCTTCTGGTGCTAGTACATATTCATAGGTGAGGAGGCCTTGTTTCATCGTGACGGTGGCTTGGGCAATGATAAGCTCCGTGTTCTTTATCGTTACTCGGTCGCCAATGTTGAAATACTGGTCAGATTCGATGGTGTAAATTTGAAAGTCATCTAGTTGCACTTGCTGGGCATAGCCATTTTCTGTTGTATGCCTATAGGTCGCCACGTCTTTGGCGAGACGATAAGGAGCCTCTCGTAGCTTTCCATTTTGGCCTTCAAAAAAACTAAACCAAAATTTTGAACTATTAGCAATAACATCCGGAACAAGCACCGCACCAAAATGGAATGCCATCCGCTTGAGAAACTGCCAGTCTATCTCCTTAATATTGTACGATAAATTTCCCTAATTTTGGGTATCGTCTATTCATCACTATATAGCCACTACAAAAAAAGGCCTTGAAAGGCTTTCGAGCCAATCAAGGTGTGGTAGAAAATGAAATAACGTATTTATGCTATCATTCAGTGATATCTATAGAGTAACTTTCGAAACCAATTTCAAATGAAATCATTTCTGAAACAAAAGTAAGAAAAGACAAGCTATTTGAGTTTGTAAAAATAGTTACTACATTATCTTCCGTTAAATTAAGAGACATTATCTTTCTATCATTTTCATCAATAATCGAAAAGCCTTCGCTTACTGAATTTAAACTTTTTAATTGCAGATGCTCAATGCTCCCAAAATCATCGTTAGGATTTGTTCTTAAGTTTAAACTATTAATCATTCTTATATACTGAACTCCTTCAAAACGAATAGAAATGTTCTCAAAATTATCCTCTGAACTATTTATACTTTTAGCTTTGGGATGCTCATAAGTAATTTTTGCATCGATATCTAGCGTTAATAAACAATCAATTGGATTATAACTAATACCCATTAAATAACTATGGTCAAATAAATACCATTGTAAATTCATTCTCTATCCTCCTCTAGTCAAAAATTATTGGTGTATGATTATCAGGACTCTTTCTATTTACAGGGTTTCCTAACGAGTCAATCCTTTGACCTTTTGCATCTTTTATTTCAACATGTGGATTAGCACTTCCAGGAGCTCTGTCACTGCCTTTCTTAATGGTAATTCTTGCTACACCATTTTTATCTACCCATTTCTCAGGTCCGTTAGCTGTTTGAGATTTTGTCCACCCCTGTGACTTAGCGTATTGCCTTAAGTCAGAAGCCTTTAGTGGTTTTGAGGCATCCATACCAAAGATGTTTTTTGAAACATTACTCTTAGAGACATTTGAAGGTTTTTTACTTTTGCTAGTTAATCCCAATATCCTTCCGATTGTCCTAGTTTTTGGGGCTGGAATAAACGTTGTTCCAAAATCAAAACCAGCCCTAACTGTTGGAAATTTATTTTCAATCTCTTTTTGCACAGTTTCTCTCTTTAACCTATCTAGGACGGCTTCTCTCTTTTCCTTAGAGATTTGAAACATAATTTCATTATTACCGTTTATATACATTTGATAAATTTTTTCTTCTGTGTACTGATTTGGATTTGGACACATAGGTGGGTTGCTTAGTTTTGAATAGACATTTCCTTTTGCATATCTCACATTCACTTTCGCAGCAAGCACCTGTTTATTCAT
This genomic window from Bacillus sp. (in: firmicutes) contains:
- a CDS encoding wall-associated protein, which encodes MAFHFGAVLVPDVIANSSKFWFSFFEGQNGKLREAPYRLAKDVATYRHTTENGYAQQVQLDDFQIYTIESDQYFNIGDRVTIKNTELIIAQATVTMKQGLLTYEYVLAPEAGIRQNLIYHPSLCGGAVEGNIIDVAKDKVRVHLSIDDAQNKDEATWFPYSTFYTAEGNSGFYWIPELGDTVQLYFPSDKEEEAVVISSVRKEGAGNPKTSDPSIKYWGTNHGKHMKMGTNDVMFTAKEGSIFLTLDTEAGIEIHSQHNVLFQAEKDLEMTG